The Candidatus Palauibacter australiensis DNA window CGACTCGCGGCAACCGGCCGCCGGTCAACCCCGGCGAGCCAGTCGATGGCGTGGTCGGCGGCTGCACGCAGTGCGGGCTCTGCAGGGGTCACGTTTGGCACGTGGGGCCGGTTCTCGTCGGTGGGGAGCAGGCGCGTCATGGTACGCCTCCGGCTTGCTCCATCTCGGCGCCGCGGATGGATTGCCGACTCGCTTCCCACGCCAGCATGCAGCGTTTCAGCGTGGCGCTCCCGGCGTAGGTGCCCGTGATCCCTCCCGCACGGATCACGCGATGACACGGAATGAGGACGGCGATCGGGTTCCTGCGCGCCGTGCTCCTC harbors:
- a CDS encoding MGMT family protein encodes the protein MGSAQEPEPARATRSTARRNPIAVLIPCHRVIRAGGITGTYAGSATLKRCMLAWEASRQSIRGAEMEQAGGVP